A stretch of Acidobacteriota bacterium DNA encodes these proteins:
- a CDS encoding fatty acid desaturase: MSLTTTVSTKHVPRKSGGTGSLAGANPDRFAGVSWTTAFFMTLFHIGAVWALIDFTWSGVVVMLVTYYIALGWGIGMSYHRLLTHRAYKTPKFVEYFLTICATTALEGGALFWVATHRRHHQHSDSDMDPHTPRHGGFWAHMGWIIFGEAQHNNVTMTSKYAPDLSRDGFHVWLSKYHWVPLTIQGLVLWALGGWNWVLWGVFLRVTLGLHATWLVNSATHLWGQRRFLTRDDSRNNWWVAALTFGEGWHNNHHAHPTSAAHGLAWYEVDLTYLHIRALELVGLATDVRRVKVDDAIEEAA, from the coding sequence ATGAGTCTGACGACCACTGTTTCGACCAAACATGTGCCCCGCAAGTCCGGCGGCACGGGTAGCCTGGCCGGCGCCAATCCTGACCGATTTGCGGGCGTCTCATGGACGACCGCCTTTTTCATGACGCTGTTCCACATCGGCGCGGTCTGGGCGCTGATCGATTTCACCTGGTCTGGCGTGGTCGTAATGCTCGTCACGTACTACATCGCGCTGGGGTGGGGCATCGGCATGTCGTATCACCGGCTGCTGACCCACCGGGCCTACAAGACGCCGAAGTTCGTCGAATACTTTCTGACGATTTGCGCCACCACCGCCCTGGAGGGCGGGGCGCTCTTCTGGGTGGCCACGCATCGGCGGCATCACCAGCATTCAGACTCAGACATGGATCCCCACACGCCGCGTCACGGCGGATTCTGGGCGCACATGGGCTGGATCATCTTCGGCGAGGCGCAGCACAACAACGTCACCATGACGTCGAAGTACGCGCCCGACCTGAGCCGCGACGGCTTTCACGTGTGGCTGAGCAAGTATCACTGGGTGCCGCTGACCATCCAGGGCCTCGTGCTGTGGGCGCTCGGCGGGTGGAACTGGGTGCTGTGGGGTGTGTTCCTGCGCGTGACGCTTGGCCTGCATGCCACGTGGCTCGTCAACTCAGCCACGCACCTCTGGGGCCAGCGCCGGTTCCTGACGCGGGATGACTCACGCAACAACTGGTGGGTGGCGGCGCTCACGTTCGGCGAAGGCTGGCACAACAATCACCATGCGCACCCGACGTCGGCCGCGCACGGCCTGGCGTGGTACGAAGTGGACCTCACCTACCTGCACATTCGCGCCCTCGAACTGGTCGGTCTCGCCACCGACGTCCGCCGCGTGAAGGTGGACGACGCGATTGAAGAAGCGGCCTAG
- a CDS encoding response regulator transcription factor, protein MSHLLIVEDEPHIASGLRFNLEAEGHEVEIVEDGERALQVITERPQSIDAMVLDVMLPGMDGFAVAAALRARAWLHPILMLTARGRAEDVLRGFEAGADDYLPKPFELTILVARLHALLRRQAWKAAPPPPDQFTFAGRTVDFSAQELRVGAKVYPLTLMETNLLRYLVRHDGQTVSRKQMLEEVWNLHEDTDTRAIDHFMSRLRKYIEAQPSLPKHLLTVRGVGYRFESKNDL, encoded by the coding sequence ATGTCTCATCTGCTGATTGTCGAAGACGAACCCCATATCGCGTCGGGCCTGCGGTTCAACCTTGAAGCCGAGGGGCACGAGGTGGAAATTGTTGAGGACGGCGAACGTGCCCTGCAGGTGATTACCGAGCGGCCGCAGAGCATTGATGCCATGGTGCTCGACGTCATGCTGCCCGGGATGGACGGATTTGCCGTCGCCGCGGCGTTGCGGGCACGGGCCTGGCTGCACCCCATCCTGATGCTGACCGCCAGAGGACGAGCGGAAGATGTGCTGCGGGGGTTTGAGGCCGGTGCCGACGACTATCTGCCGAAGCCGTTTGAACTGACGATTCTTGTGGCGCGCCTGCACGCCTTGTTGCGCCGGCAGGCGTGGAAAGCGGCTCCCCCACCGCCCGACCAGTTCACGTTCGCCGGACGCACCGTGGATTTTTCGGCGCAGGAGCTTCGCGTGGGCGCCAAGGTGTATCCGCTGACGTTGATGGAAACGAACCTGCTGCGCTACCTGGTGCGCCACGACGGCCAGACGGTGTCGCGCAAACAGATGCTGGAAGAGGTCTGGAACCTCCACGAAGACACGGACACGCGCGCGATCGACCACTTCATGTCCCGCCTGCGCAAGTACATCGAAGCGCAACCATCGCTACCCAAACACCTGCTGACGGTGCGTGGCGTCGGGTACAGGTTCGAGTCAAAAAACGACCTCTGA
- a CDS encoding DNA mismatch repair protein MutS: MERRNTRVAGVRLVLGLTGVGLLIWLGLAPWKTLAALVALFAVVAVGHGRLINARDRARSAVQYYERGLARLRHDWPGKGDAGDRFVPADHLYAADLDVFGRGSLFELMATCRTEAGRATLARWMLAPATPEVLVARQAAVRELAPDLDLREQLAVEGDQMRAAVDPAVIGTWAVMAGTLPGRGIEVLVRLVTLSCLGALIWWRQGGPVAPFLVLLALQGLVALALRPRVLRVTEAVDSASRDLDVFVEVARLLERRRDTSSLLQALRGRLATDSGAASSSIARLSQLATMLASRSNVLFAPIAGLLMWTTQLAFSIERWRALHGAQVPQWLDAVAEFDALCALAGYAAEHPAHVFPVVTPPPSRLEATDLAHPLLGDSAVANTVRLGGTAPSLLIVSGSNMSGKSTFLRAIGLNVVLAQMGAPVRAASFSLSPMSVGASIRVLDSLQEGHSRFYAEILRLKHIVDLARANGGATMFLLDEVLSGTNSHDRRQGAEGLLRGLIGFGAVGLATTHDLALGDIAAGWSPQASNVHFADKFDGGSLAFDYVLREGPVKTSNALALMRSIGLDVDPA; the protein is encoded by the coding sequence ATGGAGCGGCGCAATACACGCGTGGCCGGCGTTCGGCTCGTGCTGGGCCTCACCGGCGTCGGCCTGCTGATCTGGCTCGGCCTCGCACCCTGGAAAACCCTGGCCGCGCTGGTCGCCCTCTTCGCGGTGGTGGCTGTCGGCCATGGCCGGCTGATCAACGCGCGCGACCGGGCGCGGTCCGCCGTCCAGTACTACGAGCGGGGCCTGGCACGCCTGCGGCATGACTGGCCTGGCAAAGGCGACGCGGGCGACCGCTTCGTGCCGGCCGACCACCTGTACGCGGCAGACCTGGACGTGTTTGGCCGAGGCAGCCTGTTTGAACTGATGGCCACGTGCCGGACGGAAGCGGGACGCGCCACGCTTGCGCGCTGGATGCTGGCGCCCGCGACGCCGGAAGTGCTCGTGGCCCGGCAGGCCGCCGTGCGGGAACTGGCGCCCGATCTGGACCTGCGGGAACAGCTCGCCGTTGAAGGCGACCAGATGCGGGCCGCCGTGGACCCGGCAGTGATCGGCACTTGGGCCGTGATGGCAGGCACGCTCCCTGGACGTGGCATCGAAGTGCTGGTTCGACTGGTCACGCTGTCGTGCCTCGGTGCGCTGATCTGGTGGCGGCAAGGTGGACCAGTGGCGCCCTTCCTGGTGCTGCTGGCGTTGCAAGGACTGGTGGCGCTCGCCCTTCGGCCACGGGTGCTGCGCGTGACCGAGGCAGTTGATTCGGCGTCACGAGACCTCGATGTGTTCGTCGAAGTGGCACGCCTGCTCGAACGACGCCGCGACACCAGTTCCCTGCTCCAGGCGCTGCGCGGGCGACTCGCAACCGATTCAGGCGCCGCGTCTTCATCCATCGCACGGCTGTCGCAACTGGCGACAATGCTCGCCTCGCGCAGCAATGTGCTCTTCGCACCCATTGCCGGCCTGCTGATGTGGACCACGCAATTGGCGTTTTCCATCGAGCGATGGCGCGCCCTTCACGGCGCGCAGGTGCCGCAGTGGCTGGACGCCGTGGCGGAGTTCGACGCGCTGTGCGCGCTTGCGGGGTACGCCGCCGAACATCCGGCCCACGTCTTCCCTGTGGTGACACCGCCCCCGTCACGGCTGGAGGCCACCGACCTTGCGCACCCACTGCTCGGCGACAGCGCCGTCGCCAATACGGTGCGGCTCGGTGGCACTGCACCGTCCCTGCTCATCGTCAGCGGCTCGAACATGTCTGGCAAGAGCACGTTTCTGCGCGCCATTGGCCTCAACGTGGTGCTGGCACAAATGGGCGCCCCGGTCAGGGCCGCGTCATTTTCGTTGTCGCCGATGTCGGTGGGCGCATCGATTCGGGTGCTCGATTCCCTGCAGGAAGGGCACTCGCGGTTCTACGCCGAGATCCTCCGGCTGAAGCACATTGTGGATCTGGCCCGCGCGAATGGCGGGGCCACGATGTTCCTGCTCGACGAGGTGCTCAGCGGCACGAACTCGCACGACCGGCGGCAGGGCGCCGAGGGCCTGCTGCGGGGACTGATTGGGTTCGGCGCGGTGGGCCTGGCCACCACCCACGATCTGGCGCTCGGTGACATCGCGGCCGGGTGGTCACCGCAGGCCTCGAACGTGCACTTCGCGGACAAGTTTGATGGAGGGTCCCTGGCGTTTGACTACGTGCTGCGCGAAGGGCCGGTCAAGACCAGCAACGCCCTGGCCCTGATGCGGTCGATTGGGCTCGACGTCGATCCGGCCTGA
- a CDS encoding HAMP domain-containing histidine kinase, translating to MSVSTGRRGAIAFFVIFCVCLVALAVALNVGWIVQNRRQAVALLFGVPVFIAIITGLILNTIFLVREIRRNDQQDAFVNAVTHELKTPVTSIRLHLETLKAHEDTIPDAKRREFYDVMLDDSDRLMQTIEQVLRTGQAGRPSTHRERVNLRTLADECVALTRTRRHLTEAQLCLLPLGPDDRQPEVMGDPTELRGAILNLLDNAVKYSGDDVHVEVYAVLVGDWSVIRVSDRGAGLAAGEAKRIFKRFYRTPGSLTQRIKGTGLGLFIVYSTAKHHGGRAYAESAGVGRGSVFTLELPAVPAAAQ from the coding sequence ATGTCTGTGTCTACAGGCCGCCGGGGCGCGATCGCCTTTTTCGTGATCTTCTGCGTGTGCCTGGTGGCACTCGCCGTGGCGCTCAACGTCGGCTGGATCGTGCAGAACCGGCGCCAGGCCGTGGCGTTGCTGTTCGGCGTGCCGGTCTTCATCGCCATCATCACCGGCCTGATCCTCAATACGATCTTCCTCGTGCGGGAAATTCGCCGCAACGACCAGCAGGACGCGTTCGTCAACGCGGTCACGCACGAGTTGAAGACGCCGGTGACGTCCATCCGTCTGCATCTGGAAACCCTCAAGGCCCATGAGGACACGATTCCGGACGCCAAGCGGCGCGAGTTCTACGACGTCATGCTCGACGACAGCGACCGCCTCATGCAGACCATCGAACAGGTGTTGCGCACGGGACAGGCCGGCCGGCCGTCCACCCATCGGGAGCGCGTGAACCTGCGCACCCTGGCAGACGAGTGTGTGGCGCTGACGCGCACGCGCCGGCACCTGACCGAGGCGCAGTTATGCCTGCTGCCGCTCGGTCCCGATGACCGGCAGCCTGAAGTGATGGGCGACCCCACAGAACTGCGCGGCGCCATCCTGAACCTTCTCGACAATGCCGTGAAATACTCGGGCGACGATGTGCATGTGGAGGTGTATGCGGTGCTCGTGGGTGACTGGTCGGTGATTCGCGTGTCCGACCGTGGCGCGGGACTCGCCGCGGGTGAGGCCAAACGGATCTTCAAGCGCTTCTATCGCACACCCGGCTCGCTGACCCAACGCATCAAAGGCACCGGCCTCGGCCTGTTCATCGTCTACAGCACCGCAAAACACCATGGCGGACGGGCGTACGCCGAGAGTGCGGGCGTGGGCCGTGGATCAGTGTTTACACTCGAACTGCCCGCGGTGCCTGCAGCGGCGCAATAA
- a CDS encoding thioredoxin family protein, which produces MLIKRSLLALGMVALSAAGQPDLAAQGAVITVPLTYHAPGTGPKPNFSPKGTQVTLAEVPAGQALPPGAVRPAKRGLLQVGPARGSWIPVLATASAAHPADLNQLFVDRNRNGNFGDDGPAAVAVPTQNAKTKAWWSSFNAIELRVAFPEPERTEPYFVNFWVVREDAAPAPDVIRYSRGSWRSGTVTVNGVPALVAAMDGNNDALYGPGDSWSVIPATAKDATAAVLSIKEARDTSRLMFLERSGAKDLVLEFKSFKKDGSAIEFTVVDRPVTKAEDRLPDDMLADERPRPRTKAAFAWSHDFDSAVKQARASGKRVFIDFETTWCGPCKTMDEWIWNDAEVAAALNAGYVGLKLDGDIEKAHVKRFGVTGYPTMVVFDPAKDTIVKKVSGYQSSAQVLTFIK; this is translated from the coding sequence ATGTTGATCAAACGATCTCTCCTGGCGCTCGGCATGGTCGCCTTGTCTGCGGCGGGCCAGCCGGATCTGGCCGCGCAGGGCGCGGTCATCACCGTCCCGCTGACGTACCACGCGCCAGGAACGGGGCCGAAACCCAACTTCAGCCCCAAGGGCACGCAAGTCACGCTCGCAGAAGTGCCCGCCGGCCAGGCACTGCCGCCCGGTGCCGTCCGTCCGGCCAAACGAGGCCTCCTGCAGGTGGGTCCGGCTCGGGGCTCGTGGATTCCCGTGCTCGCCACGGCGAGCGCCGCGCACCCGGCGGACCTGAATCAGTTGTTCGTGGACCGCAACCGGAACGGGAACTTCGGAGACGATGGGCCCGCGGCTGTGGCTGTGCCCACCCAGAACGCCAAGACCAAGGCCTGGTGGAGTTCGTTCAACGCCATTGAGTTGCGCGTGGCTTTTCCGGAACCTGAGCGCACCGAACCGTACTTCGTGAATTTCTGGGTGGTGCGCGAGGATGCCGCGCCGGCGCCCGACGTGATCCGGTATTCGCGCGGGTCCTGGCGATCGGGCACCGTCACGGTGAATGGCGTGCCCGCCCTGGTGGCCGCGATGGACGGCAACAACGACGCGCTCTACGGCCCGGGCGATTCCTGGAGCGTGATTCCCGCGACGGCGAAGGATGCGACAGCGGCGGTTCTGTCAATCAAAGAGGCTCGCGACACCTCGCGCCTCATGTTCCTGGAACGGAGCGGCGCCAAAGACCTCGTGCTTGAGTTCAAGTCGTTCAAGAAAGACGGGTCGGCCATTGAGTTTACGGTGGTCGATCGCCCGGTCACCAAAGCCGAAGACCGTCTGCCCGACGACATGCTCGCGGACGAACGGCCGCGGCCCCGCACGAAAGCCGCGTTCGCGTGGTCGCACGACTTCGATTCGGCCGTGAAGCAGGCGCGCGCCTCAGGCAAGCGGGTGTTTATCGACTTCGAGACCACCTGGTGCGGCCCCTGCAAGACGATGGATGAGTGGATCTGGAACGACGCGGAAGTCGCCGCCGCGCTGAACGCCGGCTACGTCGGGCTGAAACTCGATGGCGACATTGAGAAGGCGCACGTCAAGCGTTTCGGCGTGACTGGCTATCCGACGATGGTGGTCTTTGATCCGGCCAAGGACACTATCG